Below is a genomic region from Phragmites australis chromosome 20, lpPhrAust1.1, whole genome shotgun sequence.
GATGATGCGATTATTGACTTGAATGATTGGTACAAACTTCTAGAAGGAGACACACATGACTCACTTCTAGGCCCATCAGTTGAAACACCGTTGAACCAACCTTCCAAACTATTGGTGGTCGAAGCAGAAGGCAATCAGATGAAAATGCAACGATCACACTGCAAATCAACAGATAAGAGGAGACGGTTTTGGACTGCTGAGGAACACAGGTTCTTCCGTCCTCTTTTAATTGATTTTCATTAACTTGTCATTCCTGTCTTTTTGAAACTTTTTACTTTGCTGCTTATGTAGTTTTGTATGTGGTCTTGTTCTTTGTGTGTTAACTCACTAAAGAGATGCATATAGTACAAATTTATTTCTGTGCCAACCTGTTGATTTCTCACTATATCTGACGTTGATGTTCTGCTAAATGCATCAGAGTAGGTTGAGTTTAACTGAAACATCATTTGTTATGGTAACACACACCAGATTTTGTTTTAGCAAAGGTTGCTAGGCTAGGAGGGTTCACTTCCAAGTTTttatgaagaaaaaagagagccaCTACTATATTTCTAGTAGAAGTTTTATTATTTGGATATTATCACCATATTCCCTCTAGTCTATTTTACTTGTTTAGAACATTCACACAGTCTCCATTTCTCACCTTTGaactatttttcttctaattatATGGTAGCAAAAGTTCTTAAAATGTATTCTGTATATGCATTGAGTTGATGTCCCATCTAATCCCCATGCTGTACAATACAGCCTCTCTTTGAATAGGGAGAAATATGTAGACAGACGCATGAAGGGTTCACCAATCCTATTTTTAAGGTCTCAAAACATTGCACACTCCATATTGTGTTTTTATGGACATGCGATAAAAAAGATGTAGGCATTTAACAAAAATTGGAATCTACTATCAACTAATCACCATTTTAGTTGCTACAGCAAATAATCATATGTATATCAAGCATGCTTTGTTGAAAAATCCTTTCCAGCGAGCACTTGTGTACTTAAATTGAACAAATTTGATCATTTTAGCCTTCTTTGAGACCTCTGGTGTCTGCTGTTAGCCTGTTATAATGATCTTCAGGTACATCACTAATATCCAATACATGTAAATGTGGTATCTTGGTAATATGATTTCAGTATTTTTATCAGGAAGCTATGCACAGAACAATACTTTAGTTATTCATCAAACAGTACGATATGGTTTTCTGTATATCTATTTTAAGAAACCTTGTGTTTTAGGTTgacatgccaaaaaaaaaactcgactgGCCTAGGAGGAATTAGGTGGtgttatattaagaagaaataggcacccAAATTCGAGTTGAAGAGGACTCAAACCTGGGTGGTAGAGGTGTGCACCCACACCTCCCACCAACTGAGCTAGGCTCAGTTCCTGGTTGACATGTCAAAGGAAAGACTTTTGCTTACATAGTATGATAAATATACCCTTCTAATAATTTGGCTCGTCTATTTTTAGAAACTTGATTTGGTCATCATTGGGAGGATATTTGTAGCTAGCATACACGGGCATTATTACCATGACAATTTCCTATAAGTGGAAGGTAGCAATACTTGCATAGTGTGACTATGGCAACTGTGTTCTTTGCCATTTCACTAAATTTGAACTTTCTTTTACTGCTAAGTGTTTGTACCGTAGCAATCCTTAGAGGTTAATTTGGACATGTGATATAAATAGTTGTATAAGATATGGGCTGGTAAATGTTTGCTTTCGTTATTGAGTCTAGAAAATATCTTGTAACTATTAGACCAAATAAGAGTCAGGTAACGTAGATATGAATATATGACCTTGCCTACGTCAATGCCCCTCTTACATTTTATATATCCATATGTTGTCAATAGAGCATACCAACATCCTTTTCAAATCGAAACATGTATTGTGGGGATTGTTATTATTCGCAAATTCCATTTGAGTCTCTCAAATGGAATTTCCTTTGATTATAGTGCTATAAAATTGTTCAAATGAATATATTGAGTTTAGAGCTGTCACTTCATTCCCTGGTAGAATGCAACTTAACAAGCTACCTGCACATGCAGGCAGTTTCTACGTGGTGTGCAGCGTTTGGGGCGAGGTGAGTGGAAAGCCATTTCTAGGTATTTCGTCCCTTCCAAGACCCCAGTACAATTAGCAAGTCATGCTCAGAAGTTTTTCAAGAGAATGAAGCAGAATGAGACGTATGACAAGAGGCAGAGGTATAGCATCAATGATGTCAAGCTGGTCAATCATGATCTGAGGATTCCACCACCAATTCCAACAGAGGACATGGATTTTCTGGATGATCTGGCACAAGGGATGCCTAGTTTTGGGCTGGCGGGTTACAGTCCAACCAAATTAGAAAGACAGATGGCACTTAGCAATCATATACTGGAGAGCCTGCGGTGGGAAGTCTCAAGCACCCCTTCACCCATAGAGCAGGGGAGTGATCTGCTTGATCAGACGGGAGGAAttagcatagaaaatatgaaCCATCCTTCCCGTAGGAAAAGAACCAATCGGAGCCGCAAGAACAATAAAAGAGTACTCCCTGGTGCCCTCACTGCCCGAACCCCACCAGAAGTTCTGCCTTCTGGGCAAGGAAGCAACAGCGCAACCAACTTTACTAGTGAGATGGCGCCCAACAACCAGTACAATTTACACCCAACCATGCCACCATTCTGAAGCATGGTGGAAGCGCTGTTACTTGTTAGAGCAAGCAAATATACCCTGACTTGCTCTTCCAAGTCGATTATGTAAGGCTCGCAGTGGCCGGTAGAACTAGTATAATTGCCCGGCCACGTAATAAGGAAGCCGTGTTTGGCTTCACTAGCACCTGACTCATGGTGAGATGAGGAACCAGTTAATGTTTGCTTTATGGTACAATGATATTATGTGGACTTATCTAGCTACCAGTTTGTTCGAGACATACCCTTTGTTATATATTTGGCTGTGGTGTTGATTTATTTACGTATTATACGTTCTAACCACTACAACTTGTATGAGATTTGGGTGGTTTTGAATTCATGAAGTGCAAAGTTCTGGGCGAAATTTGATCCCTCTATGAATCTTTGGTAGTATCCCACTAATCTAAAGAAATTTATGATTTCTGTCATATTAGTCGGTGATTTTCAATCCGCGACTGCTTTGACTTTAATAGGACTCACTGCTACTCCTTCTATTATGATGTGTTCAAGGAAAACAACTTTctttagccaaaattcacaattgctgaatttggcataaagctCATAGGCTTTTAACCTTTCCAAGACTATTCGTAGGTGTTGTTCATGCTCTTTGGCACTTTGAGGGTAGATGAGtatatcatcaataaagactACGACAAACTTATCTATCTTTTTCATAAGTATTTTATTTATCAAATTCATAAAGTAAGCAGGAGCATTAGTTAATTCAAAGGATATTACTGTGAACTTGTATTGTCCATATCGAGTTACAAAGGTTGTTTAGGTATGTCACTTTCTTGAACTTTTAGCTGGTAATAACCTAATCTCAggtcaatcttagagaagaaTTTGGCTCCTTGTAGCTAATCAAAAAGGTTATTGATCCTGGGTagtggatatttattttttattgatacACCACTCCAGGCTCGATAGTCTACACAAATTCTAAGACtgccatctttcttctttatAAACAAGACTGGTGATCCCCACGGAGATGAACTAGGTCTAATATATCCTTTCTCTTGTAACACTCCTAGTTACTTTTTTAACTCTACTAGTTCATTTGCTGCTATTCGATAGGGTCTCTTGACTATTGGGGCTGTTCCAGGGACAAGATCTATGATGAATTCTATTTCTCGGTCAGGTGACATTCCTGATAGTTCCTCTAGGAACACATCTGGATATTCCTTTACCATAGGCACTTCATCCAGAGTTGTGGCTACCAAGTTAGACAACATGGGCCTGAGTTTAGTCCTTTGGGCTGACATTCCACTTTAATGCCATTGCGGTTAACTAGGGTGACCTTTCGGATGCCATAAGCTATGTTGCCTTGATACTTGACTAAGTAGTTcattccaaggatgatatctatCCCATCAGATTAGAGAACTACTAAGTTCGCTAGGAACTCTATCCCACTTATTATGATTTTAACTTAGGGACATCCTAATAGACACTTGATTTTTACTCCGGGAGAGCGTATCATAAGGGGTTTTTTTAAGTAAAACAGTTGGAATTCTATGCTTAGCAACAAACTTTGATGATACAAATGAATGCGAAGTtctagaatcaaataatactgtTGCTAGAGTTGAATTGATAATGAACCCACCGAATACGACATCCGATGCTTCCTAGGCATCATGAGCATCAATGTGGTTGACACGACCTCTCTCAAAGGATTAGGTGGTCTAGGCCCCGAGAATCTTTCCTAATGCCTATGCTTATGTTTTGGCTTCCTCTATGATGATGGCTCGATTTATCATCGTGTTGAAGTCCGAATAAGTGCTGGCAGACAGGTGCGTCTTCAGAATACTATGTAGTCCCCTTCTGAAACGGTATTGCTTCTTTTATCCGTATTCACATCTTATGTGGCATAGTGGGAGAGCTTGGTGAATTTGTGGATGTACCGATTTACAATCATGGCCACTTGCTTCAAGTTACAAAACTCTGTTGTTTTGATCTCTATGATTCCTTCAAGGATGTGATACCTCCTAAACTCCTCTTG
It encodes:
- the LOC133901210 gene encoding transcription factor DIVARICATA-like isoform X1, whose protein sequence is MQLYHYLNNREYKFLEVMDPMAIQEWTSCEVEEFKALIAKIRNEKSCNRMEALAKRFPAKTMQQLSDQYVEVFAEMLCDDIDDEPSSDDAIIDLNDWYKLLEGDTHDSLLGPSVETPLNQPSKLLVVEAEGNQMKMQRSHCKSTDKRRRFWTAEEHRQFLRGVQRLGRGEWKAISRYFVPSKTPVQLASHAQKFFKRMKQNETYDKRQRYSINDVKLVNHDLRIPPPIPTEDMDFLDDLAQGMPSFGLAGYSPTKLERQMALSNHILESLRWEVSSTPSPIEQGSDLLDQTGGISIENMNHPSRRKRTNRSRKNNKRVLPGALTARTPPEVLPSGQGSNSATNFTSEMAPNNQYNLHPTMPPF
- the LOC133901210 gene encoding transcription factor SRM1-like isoform X2 translates to MDPMAIQEWTSCEVEEFKALIAKIRNEKSCNRMEALAKRFPAKTMQQLSDQYVEVFAEMLCDDIDDEPSSDDAIIDLNDWYKLLEGDTHDSLLGPSVETPLNQPSKLLVVEAEGNQMKMQRSHCKSTDKRRRFWTAEEHRQFLRGVQRLGRGEWKAISRYFVPSKTPVQLASHAQKFFKRMKQNETYDKRQRYSINDVKLVNHDLRIPPPIPTEDMDFLDDLAQGMPSFGLAGYSPTKLERQMALSNHILESLRWEVSSTPSPIEQGSDLLDQTGGISIENMNHPSRRKRTNRSRKNNKRVLPGALTARTPPEVLPSGQGSNSATNFTSEMAPNNQYNLHPTMPPF